From the Cucurbita pepo subsp. pepo cultivar mu-cu-16 chromosome LG05, ASM280686v2, whole genome shotgun sequence genome, one window contains:
- the LOC111796207 gene encoding probable phospholipid hydroperoxide glutathione peroxidase isoform X1, whose amino-acid sequence MFAASIRHLLRRNFSSVRSVSSSLVFDNRILPDSKQTLLHSTQCSSLTRFVSPINSGSSRLGLFSIRLDHTMATPSQTSVHDFTVKDARGNDVDLSIYKGKVLLIVNVASQCGLTNSNYTELSQLYEKYKGQGLEILAFPCNQFGSQEPGTNEEIVQFACTRFKAEYPIFDKVDVNGNDAAPLYKFLKSSKGGLFGDAVKWNFSKFLVDKDGHVVDRYAPTTSPLSIEKDVKKLLGVA is encoded by the exons ATGTTCGCTGCTTCAATACGCCATCTTCTCAGAAGAAATTTCTCCAGCGTTCGATCTGTATCTTCATCTTTGGTTTTCGATAACCGAATCTTGCCCGATTCGAAGCAAACCCTATTGCATAGTACGCAGTGTTCTTCCCTAACTCGTTTCGTTTCACCGATTAATTCAGGTTCTTCGCGTCTCGGCTTGTTTTCGATTCGGTTGGATCATACTATGGCTACCCCGTCCCAGACTTCAGTCCATGACTTCACCGTTAAG GATGCTAGAGGAAATGATGTTGACCTCAGCATTTACAAAGGAAAGGTCCTCTTGATTGTCAATGTTGCCTCCCAATG TGGCTTGACTAATTCGAATTACACTGAACTGAGTCAactatatgaaaaatataagggCCAAG GACTTGAGATTCTTGCATTTCCCTGCAACCAATTTGGAAGCCAGGAGCCAGGAACCAACGAAGAGATTGTGCAGTTTGCTTGCACTCGTTTCAAGGCTGAGTACCCTATTTTTGACAAG GTGGACGTGAATGGAAACGATGCCGCTCCTCTGTACAAGTTCTTGAAGTCGAGCAAAGGCGGGCTCTTCGGAGATGCTGTTAAGTGGAACTTCTCCAAGTTCTTGGTGGACAAAGATGGGCACGTAGTTGATCGTTACGCCCCAACAACTTCCCCCCTCAGCATTGAG AAGGATGTGAAGAAGCTGTTGGGAGTTGCTTAG
- the LOC111796207 gene encoding probable phospholipid hydroperoxide glutathione peroxidase isoform X2, with protein sequence MATPSQTSVHDFTVKDARGNDVDLSIYKGKVLLIVNVASQCGLTNSNYTELSQLYEKYKGQGLEILAFPCNQFGSQEPGTNEEIVQFACTRFKAEYPIFDKVDVNGNDAAPLYKFLKSSKGGLFGDAVKWNFSKFLVDKDGHVVDRYAPTTSPLSIEKDVKKLLGVA encoded by the exons ATGGCTACCCCGTCCCAGACTTCAGTCCATGACTTCACCGTTAAG GATGCTAGAGGAAATGATGTTGACCTCAGCATTTACAAAGGAAAGGTCCTCTTGATTGTCAATGTTGCCTCCCAATG TGGCTTGACTAATTCGAATTACACTGAACTGAGTCAactatatgaaaaatataagggCCAAG GACTTGAGATTCTTGCATTTCCCTGCAACCAATTTGGAAGCCAGGAGCCAGGAACCAACGAAGAGATTGTGCAGTTTGCTTGCACTCGTTTCAAGGCTGAGTACCCTATTTTTGACAAG GTGGACGTGAATGGAAACGATGCCGCTCCTCTGTACAAGTTCTTGAAGTCGAGCAAAGGCGGGCTCTTCGGAGATGCTGTTAAGTGGAACTTCTCCAAGTTCTTGGTGGACAAAGATGGGCACGTAGTTGATCGTTACGCCCCAACAACTTCCCCCCTCAGCATTGAG AAGGATGTGAAGAAGCTGTTGGGAGTTGCTTAG
- the LOC111795335 gene encoding probable glutathione peroxidase 8, which produces MATQSSNHPESIYDFTVKDAQGNDVNLSIYKGKVLLIVNVASKCGMTNSNYVELNQLYEKYREQGLEILAFPCNQFGDEEPGSNDEIKDFVCSRFKSEFPIFDKIEVNGSNSAPLYKFLKLGKWGIFGDDIQWNFAKFLINKDGQVVDRYYPTTSPLSIEHDVKKLLGIS; this is translated from the exons ATGGCGACCCAATCATCAAACCACCCAGAATCCATTTACGACTTCACTGTGAAG GATGCACAGGGAAATGATGTCAACCTTAGCATATACAAGGGTAAAGTTCTACTCATTGTCAATGTTGCTTCGAAATG TGGGATGACAAATTCGAATTATGTGGAGTTGAACCAACTATACGAGAAATACAGGGAACAAG GTTTGGAAATACTGGCATTTCCATGTAATCAGTTTGGCGACGAGGAACCGGGAAGCAACGATGAGATCAAAGATTTTGTTTGCAGTCGTTTCAAATcagaatttccaatttttgaCAAG ATTGAAGTAAATGGAAGCAATTCTGCTCCACTCTACAAGTTCTTGAAATTGGGCAAATGGGGGATATTTGGGGACGATATTCAGTGGAATTTTGCCAAGTTTCTGATCAACAAGGATGGCCAAGTAGTTGATCGTTATTACCCCACAACATCACCTCTCAGCATTGAG CATGATGTCAAGAAGCTGTTGGGTATCTCATGA
- the LOC111795334 gene encoding AT-hook motif nuclear-localized protein 5-like encodes MDGRDGMALSGGSASYYIHRGGGVGGSGSGLPSAGSHASPVFRPMANQGVLSHSNLRGNSVGPTYAVEPSHSNYLRGISMNVSPGVNSGEPVKKKRGRPRKYAPDGPVSLGLSPMSAGSKLTPGSNSSTPRQRRGRPPGSGRKQQLALLGEWMNNSAGLAFAPHVIHVGAGEDIVDKVLSFAQQRPRAVCIMSGNGTVSSITLRQPASTGVSVTYEGHFQILCLSGSYLVAEDGGPRNRTGGISVSLSSPDGHVIGGGVAVLTAAGPVQVVACSFVYGAKIKNKQVAGLRSNDGSENDHHDNLVSPSSAPSAQTYNPSAIGVWPGSRSVDVRNPHTGIDLTRG; translated from the exons ATGGATGGGAGGGACGGCATGGCATTGTCTGGTGGCTCTGCTTCTTACTACATACATAGGGGAGGAGGGGTTGGTGGCTCTGGGTCAGGGCTGCCATCGGCTGGATCACATGCCTCCCCTGTATTCCGGCCAATGGCTAACCAGGGTGTTTTGTCTCACTCAAATCTCAGAGGCAACTCGGTTGGACCAACGTATGCTGTTGAGCCATCTCATTCCAATTACCTTCGTGGGATTAGTATGAATGTCTCACCTGGAGTGAACTCTGGTGAACCtgtaaagaaaaagaggggGAGGCCAAGGAAATATGCTCCGGATGGGCCGGTCTCATTGGGTCTGTCTCCCATGTCTGCTGGTTCTAAGCTCACTCCAGG GTCGAATTCCTCAACCCCGAGACAACGAAGAGGGCGGCCACCTGGTTCTGGAAGGAAACAACAATTAGCTCTCCTTG GTGAGTGGATGAACAATTCAGCTGGACTAGCTTTTGCTCCACATGTCATTCACGTTGGAGCTGGAGAA GATATTGTAGATAAAGTATTGTCGTTTGCACAGCAGAGGCCAAGGGCTGTTTGCATCATGTCGGGCAATGGTACCGTTTCTTCTATTACACTACGTCAGCCTGCATCTACTGGCGTGAGCGTCACATATGAG GGTCATTTCCAGATATTGTGTTTGTCTGGTTCTTACTTGGTGGCTGAAGATGGTGGTCCTCGAAATAGGACGGGCGGTATTAGTGTTTCCCTCTCTAGTCCTGATGGTCATGTCATTGGTGGTGGAGTTGCCGTTCTTACAGCGGCTGGCCCTGTTCAG GTAGTTGCTTGTAGCTTTGTTTATGGTGCAAAGATCAAGAATAAGCAGGTCGCTGGTCTGAGAAGCAACGACGGTTCCGAAAATGATCATCATGATAATTTGGTTTCGCCGTCGAGTGCCCCATCTGCTCAAACATACAATCCTTCTGCAATTGGTGTTTGGCCTGGTTCCCGTTCAGTCGATGTGAGAAACCCTCATACTGGAATCGATTTGACACGAGGATGA